The following coding sequences lie in one Yamadazyma tenuis chromosome 3, complete sequence genomic window:
- the DML1 gene encoding mtDNA inheritance, partitioning of the mitochondrial organelle (EggNog:ENOG503NW2U; COG:Z; BUSCO:EOG09261N20) → MSRIRTQSIGRDMGEVINIGCSQAANHVLTHLYNFQEAHIPYKRDQVLRYDNKVFLSSLKLNGKTNYSPRALIYDARNGFGSLGKYDYYDLEDHTYSPSGQGIEIISTNPKVPKNEYQVGLDKGLNRSNTLTVSNTSYWSDYVKLIFRPMSLKSLESYELNDSNKVVHRLSPSMQFTAFNLGQTEFTGKEDDAIDTFRKMLEESDFFEGMQLFTESDSAWSGFTTELLVSVKDEFFNYTSNNKFNIWIWDLMKNTRLTPFENLTRIRSLVEFSTNSSLVIPLNSPVEGTNWQTGGLQSVVVNSLWELINSSPRISTMKEIESNLLGNDSNRNIVNHVSIDELKEPALDKLSLYDVGSPEKSLEFGFNNNTHYTVNTWDKDMFLTSKPKPDAHVYYTNNDILDITKVDTFPPVLEFSKAYTEFGIDSSIRYDLKKLIDYIRRTSTSMGLILGEKDEVLQQLHDMRRSYSDSPDFEDDSDEDYDNY, encoded by the exons ATGAGCCGAATTCGCACACAATCCATCGGTCGTGATATGGGGGAAGTCATTAATATCGGCTGTTCACAAGCCGCTAACCATGTGTTGACCCACTTGTACAACTTCCAGGAAGCACACATCCCTTATAAGCGAGACCAAGTGCTTAGGTACGACAACAAGGTGTTTCTTTCACTGCTCAAGCTAAATGGGAAAACCAACTATTCTCCGAGGGCTTTGATATATGATGCTCGAAATGGGTTTGGGTCTCTCGGCAAATATGATTACTACGATTTGGAGGATCACACATACTCTCCCAGTGGCCAGGGAATTGAAATCATCTCCACAAATCCCAAGGTGCCCAAAAATGAGTATCAGGTGGGTCTTGATAAAGGATTGAACAGATCTAACACACTAACTGTTTCTAACACCAGCTATTGGTCAGACTACGTGAAGTTGATATTCCGGCCCATGCTGTTGAAGTCGCTCGAATCGTACGAACTCAACGATAGTAATAAAGTTGTTCACCGACTATCGCCTTCAATGCAGTTCACTGCCTTTAACTTGGGCCAAACCGAATTTACTGGCAAGGAAGATGATGCCATTGACACTTTCCGAAAAATGTTGGAAGAGTCGGACTTTTTTGAAGGCATGCAGCTTTTCACAGAGTCTGATAGCGCCTGGAGTGGGTTCACTACCGAGTTACTTGTCAGTGTCAAagatgagtttttcaactaTACTTCCAATAATAAGTTCAACATTTGGATATGggacttgatgaaaaataCCAGGTTGACGCCATTTGAGAACCTCACAAGGATCAGAAGTTTAGTGGaattttccaccaattcgAGTTTGGTGATTCCTTTGAACCTGCCAGTAGAGGGAACGAATTGGCAAACAGGAGGACTTCAATCGGTTGTCGTCAACTCATTATGGGAATTAATCAACTCCAGCCCTAGAATATCCACCATGAAGGAAATCGAATCCAATCTCCTTGGAAATGATTCCAACAGAAACATAGTTAATCATGTGAGCATTGATGAACTCAAGGAACCAGCATTGGACAAATTAAGTCTCTATGATGTTGGCTCACCCGAAAAACTGCTTGAGTTTGGGTTCAACAATAA CACTCATTATACTGTTAATACCTGGGACAAAGACATGTTCTTGACCCTGAAACCAAAACCAGATGCCCATGTATACTATACAAACAATGATATTTTagatatcaccaaagtCGACACATTTCCACCTGTTTTAGAATTCTCCAAGGCATATACCGAGTTTGGCATCGACTCATCTATCCGGtatgatttgaaaaagttaATCGACTACATACGAAGAACCCTGACATCGATGGGGTTGATTCTTGGGGAAAAAGATGAAGTACTTCAACAGCTTCATGATATGAGAAGATCGTATTCTGACAGTCCTGATTTTGAGGACGATAGTGACGAAGATTATGACAACTATTAG
- the LYS9 gene encoding saccharopine dehydrogenase (NADP+, L-glutamate-forming) (COG:E; EggNog:ENOG503NUXI), giving the protein MVKKVLLLGSGFVAKPTVDILSQTANVEVTVGCRTLSKAQALAGTVAKAISVDVTNEAQLDEAVSQFDLVISLIPYIYHVNVVKAAIKFKKHVVTTSYINPQLKALESQIKEAGITVMNEIGLDPGIDHLYAVKTIDEVHAKNGKITSFLSYCGGLPSAESSDNPLGYKFSWSSRGVLLALSNPGKYWADGEVVNVKSEDLMSTARPYFIYPGYALVCYPNRDSTTYKELYNIPEAKTVIRGTLRYQGFPEFIKVFVDLGLLKDDATEIFSSEVAWNEALSKYIGAASTSEKDIVAKIDALTKFKDDADRERILSGFKWLGLFSDQKITPKGNPLDTLCATLEELMQYEEGEKDLVILQHKFGIEWENGETEVRTSTLVDIGDPNGYSSMAKLVGVPCAIATQQILDGTLNKAGLWAPLSSDINEPIMKVLKEKYGIYLTEKTI; this is encoded by the exons ATGGTCAA GAAAGTCTTATTGTTAGGTTCTGGTTTTGTTGCCAAACCCACTGTCGATATCTTATCGCAAACTGCTAACGTTGAAGTTACTGTTGGATGCAGAACTTTGTCCAAGGCTCAAGCCCTTGCTGGAACCGTTGCCAAGGCCATCTCTGTTGATGTCACCAACGAGGCTCAATTGGATGAGGCTGTTTCCCAGTTCGATTTGGTGATCTCATTGATTCCTTATATCTACCATGTTAATGTGGTCAAGGCAgcaatcaagttcaagaagcACGTTGTGACCACTTCCTACATCAACCCGCAATTGAAAGCATTGGAATCCCAGATCAAGGAAGCTGGTATCACTGTCATGAACGAAATCGGGTTGGACCCAGGTATTGATCACTTATACGCAGTTAAAACCATTGATGAGGTCCATGCCAAGAACGGTAAAATCAcctctttcttgtcttACTGTGGTGGTTTGCCATCGGCTGAATCCTCTGACAATCCTTTGGGATACAAATTTTCCTGGTCTTCCAGAGGTGTGTTGTTGGCTCTTTCCAACCCTGGTAAGTACTGGGctgatggtgaagttgtCAATGTTAAGTCCGAAGACTTGATGAGCACTGCTAGACCATACTTCATCTATCCCGGTTATGCTTTGGTATGCTACCCAAACAGAGACTCCACTACCTATAAGGAGTTGTATAACATCCCTGAAGCTAAGACCGTTATCAGAGGTACTTTGAGATACCAAGGATTCCCAGAGTTCatcaaggtgtttgtggacttgGGTTTGTTGAAGGACGATGCTACCGAAATCTTCAGCTCCGAGGTGGCTTGGAATGAAGCTTTGAGCAAGTATATCGGTGCTGCTTCCACCTCTGAAAAGGATATTGTGGCTAAGATCGATGCCTTGACCAAATTCAAGGATGATGCTGATAGAGAAAGAATCTTATCTGGGTTCAAGTGGTTAGGTTTATTCAGTGACCAGAAGATCACACCAAAGGGTAACCCATTGGATACCTTGTGTGCtactttggaagaattgatgCAATACGAAGAAGGTGAGAAGGACTTGGTTATTTTGCAACACAAGTTTGGTATCGAATGGGAGAACGGTGAAACCGAAGTCAGAACTTCGACTTTGGTTGATATTGGTGATCCAAATGGATACTCTTCTATGGCCAAATTGGTTGGTGTTCCATGTGCGATTGCAACCCAACAAATCTTGGATGGTACTTTAAACAAGGCTGGTTTGTGGGCTCCATTGTCTTCTGATATCAACGAACCTATCATGAAGGtcttgaaagaaaagtaCGGAATCTATTTGACCGAAAAGACTATTTAG
- the OPI3 gene encoding Phosphatidyl-N-methylethanolamine N-methyltransferase (COG:I; EggNog:ENOG503NVA9; BUSCO:EOG0926425H) codes for MSLLNDTKFLVQNIQDYVNVNDQLAYSLACIAFNPIFWNIVSGGARNGCYLLALTIFSLGIYRDYVYHAALEAQPTFEPFVNSDIIKALAITSFGFGNVLVITSMYTLGVTGTYLGDYFGILMDERVTGFPFNVNDNPMYNGSTLCFLGTALWYGKPTGIIVSGLVFVMYKIALLFEEPFTAKIYAAKNTQEKKTQ; via the exons ATGTCTCTTTTAAACGAtaccaagttcttggtaCAAAACATCCAAGACTACGTCAATGTCAATGATCAATTGGCCTACAGCTTGGCATGTATAGCTTTCAACCCCATCTTCTGGAATATC GTAAGTGGAGGCGCCAGAAACGGATGCTACTTGTTGGCATTAACGATATTTTCGTTGGGAATCTACAGAGATTATGTGTATCATGCTGCTTTGGAAGCCCAGCCAACTTTTGAACCTTTTGTCAATTCCGATATCATTAAGGCCTTAGCCATTACATCATTTGGCTTTGGAAACGTGTTGGTAATCACTTCCATGTACACTTTGGGAGTCACTGGAACATACTTGGGTGACTATTTTGGTATTTTGATGGATGAAAGAGTCACCGGATTCCCATTCAACGTCAATGACAACCCTATGTATAACGGATCCACGCTCTGCTTTTTGGGTACAGCCTTGTGGTATGGTAAACCAACCGGAATCATTGTCAGCGGGTTGGTATTTGTCATGTACAAAATCGCTTTGCTTTTCGAAGAGCCTTTCACTGCTAAGATTTATGCGGCCAAAAACAcccaagaaaagaagacCCAATAA
- a CDS encoding uncharacterized protein (EggNog:ENOG503NV7N; COG:U; BUSCO:EOG092648U2), whose protein sequence is MPVTERPKTSDLKVNFGPAEALVIKSLSGSLGAKGKKGACDPFDKQPSDDTTDESSIISTDTPEMDELKPLKSIINSDSSVPTPLRSFDILSFNNSRYETPRFFNDYLSPNSKFSGMQQSSKNKHKIEVEFKHVDLTNSLVVGFLKIQGLSDEHPEITTCFKGEIINNPLKTRYDKSLAKNYSFLTENSQWGSSFTNDLDHWKRLSNYYNLTDDEFSKKLFLINDNEKDQGLVYMRWKEEFLLPDARVKQLNGASFEGFYYIVMNIGNKNKINFPIGSINGSNL, encoded by the exons ATGCCTGTAACCGAAAGACCGAAAACATCCGACCTCAAGGTCAATTTCGGTCCAGCTGAAGCACTAGTGATCAAGTCCTTAAGTGGATCACTAGGTGCTAAGGGGAAGAAAGGTGCCTGCGACCCATTTGACAAACAACCATCAGACGACACCACTGATGAAAGTAGTATCATCAGCACGGACACTCCTGAGATGGATGAGCTCAAGCCACTTAAatccatcatcaactcaGACTCCTCAGTTCCAACTCCCTTAAGAAGTTTTGACATTTTAAGCTTCAACAATAGCAGGTACGAAACCCCCCGGTTCTTCAACGACTACTTGAGTCCCAACAGTAAGTTCTCAGGGATGCAacaaagttcaaagaacaagCACAAAATTGAAGTGGAGTTCAAGCATGTGGACTTGACGAACTCATTGGTGGTCGGGTTTCTCAAAATCCAAGGATTAAGCGACGAGCACCCTGAGATAACCACTTGTTTCAAAGgagaaatcatcaataaccCGTTGAAAACCCGGTATGACAAACTGTTGGCAAAGAATTATTCATTCCTCACCGAAAACAGTCAGTGGGGATCCTCCTTCACTAATGACTTGGATCACTGGAAGCGACTCTCCAACTACTACAATCTCACAGACGATGAGTTTTCTAAAAAGCTTTTTTTAATCAATGACAACGAGAAAGACCAGGGGCTTGTGTATATGAGATGGAAAGAAGAGTTTTTATTACCAGATGCCCGTGTCAAACAACTAAATGGAGCTTCGTTCGAAGGGTTTTATTACATTGTAATGAACATTGgcaacaagaacaaaattAATTTCCCTATTGGTTCTATTAATGG TTCCAATCTTTGA
- a CDS encoding uncharacterized protein (EggNog:ENOG503P7RY; COG:S): MSLNAPTTPTHPAANEEIRYLPEGQLDIDLNPDLDDDDDDDQVMDSNHMDVEGGFIKDQSIDQTHQLSQHHDIEPDTQPRGSPKPNLLIDFRGITPTFEESYEATRLHFTAHEEITGPQQSKLINYLDEQLLKIQRVFIKTQSGEINSTIGSIIEPLYTNAKLVWLSISPGSHGNVEYFIKILNDLEDYVSFYNLNIGDRREFFEFLQFLDVKLSYLHDVGLFSSTGLIRVVSIISRLRIVIIDKFSQSESRGEVETEVSRLFEGLLERS, encoded by the coding sequence ATGTCATTGAATGCTCCTACAACTCCTACTCATCCTGCTGcaaatgaagaaatccGCTATCTTCCAGAAGGCCAGTTGGACATCGACTTGAATCCtgacttggatgatgatgacgatgatgaccAAGTCATGGATAGCAATCACATGGACGTTGAGGGTGGGTTTATTAAAGACCAAAGCATAGATCAAACCCACCAATTATCACAACACCATGACATTGAGCCAGATACACAACCACGGGGGTCTCCAAAACCGAACCTCCTCATCGATTTCCGTGGTATAACACCCACTTTCGAAGAATCATATGAAGCCACTAGATTGCATTTCACAGCCCATGAAGAAATTACAGGTCCACAGCAGAGCAAGCTCATCAACTACTTGGATGAGCAACTTCTCAAGATCCAACGGGTGTTTATCAAAACGCAGTCAGGTGAAATCAACCTGACCATTGGTTCTATTATTGAGCCATTATACACCAATGCCAAATTGGTATGGCTTTCCATATCACCTGGTTCTCATGGTAATGTGGAGTACTTTATTAAGATCCTCAATGATCTCGAGGACTATGTAAGCTTCTACAACCTCAATATCGGCGATCGTCGTGAGttttttgagtttcttcaatttctaGATGTCAAGTTAAGCTACTTGCACGATGTGGGACTTTTCAGCTCCACCGGGCTAATCAGAGTGGTATCTATAATATCTCGACTCAGGATTGTAATCATCGACAAGTTTAGCCAAAGCGAGTCTAGAGGGGAGGTAGAAACCGAGGTATCCAGGTTATTCGAAGGGCTCCTAGAACGGTCTTGA
- a CDS encoding uncharacterized protein (EggNog:ENOG503PVEN): MLWWNSTKETQEIEKELPEDLKEFFQKNNPDDRQYNKYKLTPQQIMVNAKLKKISQEYSYDLETYKRKNSIRNVSITNCAELQLKVVDCFKSLNFTSIDNCSKQIKANKNCVEIQSKAFNKMFYNDCYSTQHCDKIRFLVDHLFTSNFGQYGENMNEETLAKFDKDLDANFSKVWK, translated from the coding sequence ATGCTTTGGTGGAATCTGACCAAAGAAACACAGGAGATAGAAAAAGAGTTGCCCGAGGACTTGAAAGAGTTTTTCCAGAAGAACAATCCGGATGACAGGCAGTACAATAAGTATAAGCTCACGCCACAGCAGATTATGGTCAACGCAAAACTAAAGAAGATTTCCCAAGAATACTCTTACGACCTCGAAACCTATAAGAGGAAGAATAGTATTCGAAACGTATCGATAACCAACTGTGCCGAACTACAACTCAAAGTGGTGGATTGTTTCAAGAGTCTTAATTTCACGTCTATAGATAATTGTTCCAAGCAGATTAAAGCCAACAAAAACTGTGTTGAAATTCAAAGCAAGgcattcaacaaaatgtTCTATAATGACTGCTATAGTACCCAGCATTGCGACAAGATCCGGTTCTTGGTTGACCATTTGTTTACCTCCAACTTTGGTCAGTACGGAGAAAACATGAATGAGGAAACTTTGGCCAAATTCGACAAAGACTTGGATGCCAACTTCAGCAAGGTTTGGAAGTAG
- the thp1 gene encoding uracil DNA N-glycosylase Thp1 (EggNog:ENOG503NUH6; COG:L) — MSIDPASRLRKFRYSDTKKVSKPKPVKHIKSKKTRTVANYEGLNDLNPSVQPDLQVLFVGFNPGVESSRTQHHYAHHTNLFWKLFNQSRLLFWVLERNGKTNNKDDLLLNQLTINGESHATAVNDFELIKYNIGFTDLVLRCTKSAQELTMQEKLDNVPRLLREWNLAQAKKIVIIGKGIWEIIIKKQGIKVQRFDWGVQNNAYTQWVCSEAGIESDIHVLPNTSGLVTSMNFAQKLALWNEIKN, encoded by the exons ATGAGCATCGATCCAGCTTCTCGCTTGCGCAAGTTCAGGTATTCTGACACCAAGAAAGTCTCGAAACCAAAGCCGGTGAAGCACATCAAGTCGAAGAAGACCCGTACTGTGGCCAACTATGAGGGTTTGAATGATCTAAATCCATCGGTTCAACCAGATTTACAAGTGCTTTTTGTTGGGTTCAATCCTGGGGTAGAGTCCTCCAGAACACAACATCACTATGCCCACCACACGAATTTGTTTTGGAAGCTTTTCAACCAATCCCGGCTCTTGTTCTGGGTCTTGGAAAGAAATGGTAAgaccaacaacaaggacgacttgttgttgaatcAGTTGACTATTAACGGAGAATCTCACGCCACGGCTGTGAATGATTTCGAACTAATTAAATACAACATCGGGTTCACAGACTTGGTATTACGGTGTACAAAGTCGGCACAAGAACTAACTATGCAAGAGAAACTCGACAATGTTCCTCGACTTCTACGCGAATGGAACCTTGCACAAGCCAAGAAGATAGTCATAATTGGTAAAGGAATATGGGAAATAATCATTAA AAAGCAGGGCATAAAAGTCCAGCGATTTGATTGGGGGGTTCAAAACAATGCGTACACCCAGTGGGTGTGCTCCGAGGCAGGTATTGAATCTGATATCCACGTACTACCGAACACATCAGGTTTGGTGACCAGCATGAACTTTGCTCAGAAACTAGCCCTTTGGAATGAGATCAAGAACTGA
- a CDS encoding uncharacterized protein (COG:S; EggNog:ENOG503P1MY) produces MDSFTTSLGSPAGDGIRSESTPKSILKKNSKTGLKSKVLFSPTKEVKNFKDYFDSTDDEIMNDSIQLNLNRRRVSRRGSHEDITTAVLDKDDENLIHRILTDSNIPYVLSLYLQLLFNILIVGLIAYFVVIFITTIRSDINNKLELYITDSLQEISKCSREYYRNRCNDDKVPPVLENQCTSWLKCMNRDPQLIGKSRITAETLADILNGFVKPISWKAMFFLLIAIFGSLVITNVAFNTYRKSTNVKLDQLESTIKKQNHLIDVLKSESRSGNYLEPQDLSISSPLQNRNYS; encoded by the coding sequence ATGGATAGTTTTACTACGTCTCTTGGATCGCCAGCTGGGGATGGGATCCGCAGCGAGTCTACGCCGAAGTCGATATTAAAGAAGAATTCCAAAACCGGCTTGAAGAGCAAAGTGTTATTTTcacccaccaaagaagtcaagaacttcaaagactACTTTGATTCGACTGATGATGAGATCATGAACGATTCCATCCAATTGAACCTCAACCGCCGCCGAGTCTCCAGGAGAGGTAGCCATGAGGATATTACCACCGCCGTGTTGGATAAAGATGACGAAAATCTCATTCACAGAATCCTAACTGATTCCAATATACCCTATGTTCTATCATTATACTTGCAGTTACTCTTTAACATTTTGATTGTGGGTCTCATCGCATACTTTgttgtcatcttcatcaccaccataCGATCcgacatcaacaacaagcttGAATTGTATATCACCGACAGTTTGCAAGAAATCTCCAAGTGCTCCAGAGAGTACTACCGAAACCGTTGTAATGATGACAAGGTCCCACCAGTCCTCGAAAACCAGTGCACCAGCTGGCTCAAATGCATGAATCGAGATCCACAGCTAATTGGGAAGTCCAGAATAACCGCAGAAACATTGGCTGATATTCTCAATGGGTTTGTCAAACCCATCAGCTGGAAAGCCATGTTCTTCCTTCTAATAGCCATCTTTGGGTCTTTGGTTATCACCAATGTGGCGTTCAATACCTACAGAAAGTCGACCAACGTCAAGCTAGATCAGTTGGAGTCAACTATAAAGAAGCAGAATCACCTTATAGATGTGCTCAAAAGTGAATCACGGTCGGGAAACTACCTCGAACCCCAAGATTTATCTATTTCATCGCCGCTCCAAAACAGAAACTATTCTTGA